In Candidatus Baltobacteraceae bacterium, a single genomic region encodes these proteins:
- the fabZ gene encoding 3-hydroxyacyl-ACP dehydratase FabZ gives MAEIDIRQIMEILPHRYPMLLVDRVTEYTPGKRVVGYKNITFNEPVFTGHFPGNPLFPGVYMVEALAQLGGTVVLEPGEFARKVPFLAGIDGAKFRRPVIPGDRLMMEVVLKNHKRNIFWVHAEAKVDDQLACAAELTFSIAPDPRGFSLDAAVLHP, from the coding sequence GTGGCTGAAATCGACATCCGGCAGATCATGGAGATTTTGCCGCATCGCTATCCGATGTTGCTGGTGGACCGGGTGACCGAGTACACACCCGGAAAGCGGGTCGTCGGATATAAGAACATCACGTTCAATGAGCCGGTCTTCACCGGGCACTTTCCCGGGAACCCGCTCTTTCCCGGCGTGTACATGGTCGAAGCCTTGGCGCAATTGGGCGGAACGGTCGTGCTGGAACCGGGCGAATTCGCGCGCAAGGTTCCGTTTCTCGCCGGCATCGACGGCGCGAAATTCCGCCGCCCGGTCATACCCGGCGATCGCTTGATGATGGAGGTCGTCCTCAAAAATCACAAGCGGAACATTTTTTGGGTTCACGCCGAAGCCAAGGTCGACGATCAGCTCGCGTGCGCCGCCGAGCTGACGTTCTCGATCGCGCCGGATCCGCGCGGCTTCAGCCTCGACGCGGCGGTACTCCATCCATGA